Proteins encoded by one window of Planktothrix tepida PCC 9214:
- a CDS encoding tetratricopeptide repeat protein, whose amino-acid sequence MFFISYQKTVQLNANLIFFQGALGDIWLDQGQPEKAIACYQQVLQKSPELWEVHHKLGDALWQQGEVEAAVEAYQQAAELSRIS is encoded by the coding sequence TTGTTTTTCATCTCTTACCAAAAAACAGTTCAGTTAAACGCGAATTTAATCTTTTTTCAAGGAGCATTAGGAGATATCTGGTTAGATCAAGGACAGCCCGAAAAGGCGATCGCTTGTTATCAACAAGTGCTTCAGAAGTCGCCTGAGTTATGGGAAGTTCATCATAAGTTAGGCGATGCCCTCTGGCAACAAGGAGAAGTGGAAGCCGCCGTTGAAGCTTATCAGCAAGCCGCAGAGTTGTCTAGGATTTCTTAA
- a CDS encoding glycosyltransferase has protein sequence MQLEITKYLQIAEYYYFKNQWKQAISYYRCALELNPNLPGIHQKIGDILQQQAASERSHLLNLYQQKIQQNPDNLQTYYQALEISPKDADLYLGLAKALTRQGRFDQAQLAYQKVLQLQPNHPQLQNFNSIQNQTLNPNLISQVNSSLQLDQAKQAVDSLNQIALDSFLNTGSQLNFPRVENPEISIIIILYNRAELTLSCLTSLIRNSFQSFELILVDNNSTDTTRQLLKQINGAKIILNEQNLHYLLACNQASKIAQGNYLLFLNNDTQILGDSISSAFNTIKSSKDIGAVGGKLILPDGTLQEAGSIIWQDGTCLGYGRGDSPNAPQYLFQRSVDYCSAAFLLTPRDLFLQLGGFDEDYQPAYYEETDYCIRLQKIGKKIIYDPNVNILHYEFASSSHTGSSDHAIALMEKNQQLLKQKHKDWFKSQYPCDLKNLIFARTQAREKQKRLLYIDDRIPHPWVGSGYTRSHSILSHLVKLGYSITFYPGDLRYLEDWSTIYADIPQTVEIMRGYGLVMLEDFLRERQGYYDLVFVSRPHNIKHLNSILVKENFLNSAKIIYDAEAIFSIRDYEYKRLNKINFTEEERQKAITEEIKLAKNSHHIITVSPQEKQQFIQQGYTNLSILGHTFSPYPTPKPFAERQNLIFVGSIYELESPNADSLLWLTHEIFPLIQNQLDQTIELIIIGNNTVEEIKQKINNLNNSSIKLLGKVDDLIPFYNQARLFVAPTRYAAGIPHKVHEAAAYGLPIVTTSLIAQQLGWNAEIELLVADDPVNFAQQCVKLYQDSNLWNKLRKNALNRVEIECSATVFSEKLDSILNLF, from the coding sequence ATGCAGCTTGAAATAACAAAATATTTACAAATCGCCGAATATTATTATTTTAAAAACCAATGGAAGCAAGCTATTTCTTATTACAGATGTGCCCTCGAACTCAATCCCAACCTCCCTGGAATTCATCAAAAAATTGGGGATATTCTGCAACAACAAGCAGCATCAGAACGATCACATCTCCTTAACCTGTATCAACAGAAAATTCAGCAAAACCCTGATAATCTACAAACCTACTATCAAGCTTTAGAGATCTCCCCCAAGGATGCCGATCTCTATCTGGGGTTAGCTAAAGCACTGACTAGACAAGGACGCTTTGATCAAGCTCAACTTGCCTATCAAAAAGTCCTACAACTGCAACCTAATCACCCTCAATTACAGAACTTTAACTCGATTCAAAATCAGACCCTTAACCCAAATTTAATATCACAGGTAAACTCTTCGTTACAACTTGACCAAGCTAAACAAGCCGTTGATAGCCTCAACCAAATTGCCCTAGATAGTTTTCTCAATACCGGATCTCAACTGAATTTTCCAAGGGTTGAAAATCCAGAAATTAGTATTATTATTATTCTCTATAATAGAGCCGAATTAACTTTAAGTTGTTTAACTTCTCTGATCAGAAATTCTTTTCAATCTTTTGAATTAATATTAGTTGATAATAATTCTACTGATACCACTCGCCAACTCTTAAAACAAATCAATGGTGCAAAAATTATCCTCAATGAGCAAAATCTTCATTATCTTCTTGCCTGTAACCAAGCCAGTAAAATTGCTCAAGGAAATTATCTGCTATTTTTAAATAATGATACTCAAATTTTAGGGGATAGTATTTCTTCGGCTTTTAATACAATTAAATCCTCAAAGGATATTGGTGCAGTCGGTGGAAAATTAATCCTCCCTGATGGAACTTTGCAAGAAGCAGGGAGTATTATTTGGCAAGATGGGACTTGTTTAGGATATGGACGGGGAGACTCACCTAATGCACCCCAATATTTATTTCAACGTTCCGTTGATTATTGTTCTGCGGCTTTTCTATTAACACCACGAGATTTATTTTTACAATTAGGTGGGTTTGATGAAGATTATCAACCTGCTTATTATGAAGAAACAGATTATTGTATTCGATTACAAAAAATTGGTAAAAAAATAATTTATGATCCTAATGTCAATATTCTTCATTATGAGTTTGCTAGTTCCAGTCATACAGGTTCTAGTGATCATGCGATCGCCCTAATGGAAAAAAATCAACAACTTTTAAAACAAAAACACAAAGACTGGTTTAAATCTCAATATCCCTGCGATCTCAAAAACCTAATATTTGCTCGAACTCAAGCCAGAGAAAAACAAAAACGCCTATTATATATTGATGATAGAATCCCTCATCCTTGGGTCGGTTCAGGCTATACTCGCAGCCATTCTATTCTGTCTCATCTTGTTAAATTAGGCTATTCTATTACCTTTTATCCTGGGGATCTCCGTTATCTCGAAGATTGGTCAACAATTTATGCTGATATTCCCCAAACCGTTGAAATCATGCGAGGTTATGGGTTAGTAATGTTAGAAGATTTTCTCAGAGAACGCCAAGGATATTATGATCTGGTTTTTGTTAGTCGTCCCCATAATATTAAACATTTAAACTCCATTTTAGTTAAAGAAAATTTCCTAAATTCAGCAAAAATTATTTATGACGCAGAAGCAATTTTTAGTATTCGAGATTATGAATATAAACGTTTAAATAAAATTAATTTTACTGAAGAAGAACGTCAAAAAGCTATTACAGAGGAAATTAAACTAGCTAAAAATAGCCATCATATTATTACCGTTTCCCCCCAAGAAAAACAACAATTTATTCAACAAGGCTACACAAACCTTAGCATTTTAGGTCATACTTTTTCGCCTTATCCCACACCTAAACCCTTTGCAGAACGGCAAAATTTAATATTTGTAGGTTCAATTTATGAACTAGAATCTCCTAATGCTGATTCATTGTTGTGGCTAACCCATGAAATCTTTCCCCTGATTCAAAATCAACTTGATCAGACAATTGAACTTATAATTATTGGTAATAATACCGTTGAAGAAATTAAACAAAAAATTAATAATTTAAACAATTCATCAATCAAATTATTAGGCAAAGTTGATGATTTAATCCCTTTCTATAACCAAGCTCGATTATTTGTAGCCCCTACCCGATACGCAGCCGGAATTCCCCATAAAGTTCATGAAGCCGCAGCTTATGGTTTACCCATTGTTACCACATCCTTAATAGCTCAACAGTTAGGATGGAACGCGGAAATAGAATTATTAGTTGCGGATGATCCTGTAAATTTCGCTCAACAATGCGTTAAACTTTATCAAGATTCAAATCTATGGAATAAACTCAGAAAAAATGCCCTTAATCGAGTAGAAATTGAATGTTCTGCGACCGTTTTTTCAGAAAAATTGGATTCTATCTTGAATTTATTTTAG
- a CDS encoding Stf0 family sulfotransferase, which yields MNDNFQLNTVKQAEEVLKVEEILKTSPPLLYYFICFTPRSGSSWLTEMLIKTDIAGLPEEWFNPDFIDENLKRFSCKNMNEYIQSIIRFASSKPDNSPSVFGAEMSFFQFQLVEKFLQEENLLFSQNINYIYLYRLNLVSQAMSLYKAVETQVYHSTDQNFQDKYDLDFIYNEEGVWEWLLHILEQEFGWKQFFKKHKIEPLIITYEEIWSETALQVTRILQYLNLSENISFDFESQHRKISSKKDLDFAIKFTKENFNKIQICYKYRGEKNNEEIRKLIF from the coding sequence ATGAATGATAACTTTCAGTTAAATACAGTGAAACAAGCTGAGGAAGTTTTAAAAGTTGAGGAAATTTTGAAAACTTCCCCTCCCTTATTATATTACTTTATATGTTTTACTCCTAGAAGTGGTAGTTCCTGGTTAACAGAAATGTTAATAAAGACAGATATTGCAGGTTTACCCGAAGAGTGGTTTAATCCTGATTTTATAGATGAAAATTTAAAGCGTTTTTCCTGTAAAAATATGAATGAGTATATTCAGTCTATTATTAGATTTGCCTCTTCAAAACCTGATAATAGTCCTAGTGTATTTGGTGCAGAAATGTCTTTTTTTCAGTTTCAGCTTGTAGAAAAATTTTTACAAGAAGAGAATTTATTGTTTTCACAAAATATTAATTATATTTACCTATATAGATTAAATTTAGTTAGCCAAGCCATGTCATTATATAAAGCTGTTGAAACTCAAGTTTATCATTCAACTGATCAGAATTTTCAGGATAAATATGATCTAGATTTTATTTATAATGAAGAAGGTGTCTGGGAATGGCTTCTACATATTTTAGAACAAGAATTCGGTTGGAAACAATTTTTTAAAAAACATAAAATTGAACCTTTAATAATAACTTATGAAGAAATATGGTCTGAAACTGCGCTTCAAGTTACTAGAATTCTGCAATACTTGAATCTATCAGAGAATATCTCTTTTGACTTTGAAAGCCAACATCGGAAAATAAGCTCAAAAAAAGATCTGGATTTTGCAATTAAATTTACCAAGGAAAATTTTAATAAAATTCAAATATGCTATAAATATAGGGGAGAGAAGAATAACGAAGAAATCAGAAAATTAATTTTCTGA
- a CDS encoding tetratricopeptide repeat protein, translated as MENLEEKELAEKALFLQNQGQLNPAISYYQQALESRPQWPEVYYNLGIIFEQKQDFQTAIRYYKQATLQNPNYAEAYYNLGVVYQNQSLIESAIKSYQKTIELAPQLIRAYNNLGCLWIEIEEYSQAIELFKQALNLNSEQAEIYNNLGEAYLKNGNIDAAISNYLQAVKFKPSFVKAYENLGRIFYQHNLFSVALQYLQEGLKIQPDSISLHSQCATVLIAQNNLAEAISYLQKIVALEQSWITAYCQWAERFNSEDIMDQATAASGRFLKILLQQSIPQASLVQKYLAQTYLYLGRVLVEYGNYPSAERYYKQAIEIERQLTEAYIYWGNCLAKKWHFNRAALQYHKALSQQPNNTELYQKVSEFLEKQQQVDQKKLILTFAKDRYQLKLPKSVKFPEKNKPKCQGLDCQSCLKQLRQQFKPQLIAPGIEQYFSPANLLENYLNSTVTLIPEGRAWVAPKTSWWNVCNAIAIFNSDNELIPELSQFYPTPLPGCKNYDWSQHQVFGLDELPPLKVIQGRVVVLSGLSGNVYFHWMVDILPRIKILQENGIDLNTIDGFLINSTKQSFQRETLEKIGIPADKIIESDQVSYLQASSLIVPSYPASVGWVVPNTIKFLRSLFLTDISPEIKSYPKRIYISRNQARYRRVLNEGEILEYLNQWGFVSIELETLTVQEQADLFSQAEVIIAPHGAGLTNLVFCQANTVVVELVSPHYIRPYYWLISQQLGLKHYSIQGEALGCSFLRQLMYPTPLVEDLQIKVKSLETLIQFSDILKETAKSNYSSCDTKPMMLSSNLDVMALENGLKKAKEHLTQKNFEEAILACKKVLNLDKNCAEAYTILGNVLQLQGNFEQAQASYKKAIELQPNLPEALGNLGSLYAKQQQWELAVEFYQKALKYKPDCEKLYQNLAKVLTKLNRTEEATECWYHAYQLQPDLVSAQEQLNLRKTLLSQGKIEFAIACFRQALKQEPNWKEAQAALKTAQQQATQSKKIALSNTKPCRDVVCNVSTGNETEILKQAEQDLNDQLFKKAIAQCQQVIAQSPNQGKAYEILGKAFNQLGRLDLAIKAYRKLVKLQPKNAIAYTNFGNLYAKRQEWQSAIIAYQKAIALNPNLAVAYHRLGQVFQQIGNQDQAIESWYQGFNIEPTAFSATDHLALGHLLWKKGLLQPAATCYRYALECDPTNATAYHNLGEVLAAQGQLEAAIDAYHHAIELNSSFETYNSLGKALRQQGRWQEVIACYRRAMELNPRLLMAMQTLTLGLAYSQTHQDQAESQPLFSRIVSEVLSWQPQIGGTQPRPQLRGMEPETSISVSYTTIFPDVTLQQVQKLFEQGKYQQCMRQCQQXNLLISNPG; from the coding sequence ATGGAAAACTTAGAAGAAAAAGAACTCGCTGAAAAAGCTTTGTTTCTACAAAATCAAGGACAACTCAACCCAGCGATTTCCTATTATCAACAAGCTCTTGAAAGCCGTCCTCAATGGCCGGAAGTTTATTATAATTTAGGGATTATTTTTGAACAAAAACAGGATTTTCAGACAGCAATTCGTTACTATAAACAAGCAACTTTACAAAACCCAAATTATGCAGAAGCTTACTATAATTTAGGAGTGGTTTATCAAAATCAAAGTTTAATTGAATCAGCCATCAAAAGTTATCAAAAAACAATTGAACTTGCACCTCAACTCATCAGAGCTTATAATAATTTAGGATGTTTATGGATAGAAATTGAGGAATATTCTCAAGCTATTGAACTTTTTAAGCAAGCCCTTAATTTAAACTCTGAACAAGCAGAAATTTATAATAATTTAGGTGAAGCTTATTTAAAAAATGGAAATATAGATGCAGCGATCTCAAATTATTTGCAAGCGGTTAAGTTTAAACCCAGTTTCGTTAAAGCTTATGAAAACTTAGGGCGAATTTTTTATCAGCACAATTTGTTTTCGGTAGCTCTGCAATATTTACAAGAAGGGTTAAAGATTCAACCGGATTCTATTTCGCTTCACAGTCAATGTGCAACTGTATTAATAGCTCAAAATAACCTCGCAGAAGCAATCAGTTATCTGCAAAAAATTGTAGCTTTAGAACAATCTTGGATAACAGCTTATTGTCAGTGGGCAGAAAGGTTCAACAGTGAAGATATAATGGATCAAGCGACGGCTGCTAGTGGTCGATTTTTAAAAATATTATTACAACAATCAATACCTCAAGCTTCTCTTGTCCAAAAATATTTAGCTCAAACCTATTTATATTTAGGTCGAGTTTTAGTGGAATATGGCAATTATCCCAGTGCAGAACGTTATTATAAACAAGCAATTGAGATTGAACGCCAATTAACTGAAGCTTATATTTACTGGGGGAATTGTTTAGCTAAAAAATGGCATTTTAATAGGGCTGCTTTGCAATATCATAAAGCTTTATCCCAACAACCAAATAATACAGAACTTTATCAAAAAGTTAGTGAGTTTTTAGAAAAACAGCAGCAAGTTGATCAAAAAAAATTAATTTTAACGTTCGCCAAAGATCGCTATCAATTAAAACTCCCTAAATCTGTAAAATTTCCTGAAAAAAATAAACCTAAATGTCAAGGATTAGACTGTCAATCTTGTTTAAAACAACTTCGTCAACAGTTTAAACCTCAGTTAATCGCACCCGGAATTGAACAGTATTTTTCTCCAGCAAATTTACTAGAAAACTATCTTAATTCTACTGTAACGCTCATTCCTGAAGGACGAGCTTGGGTGGCTCCTAAAACCAGTTGGTGGAATGTCTGTAATGCGATCGCAATTTTCAATTCAGACAATGAATTAATTCCCGAATTGTCTCAATTTTATCCGACTCCTTTACCCGGATGTAAAAATTATGATTGGAGTCAACATCAGGTTTTTGGGTTAGATGAGCTTCCACCCCTAAAAGTCATTCAAGGTCGTGTTGTGGTGTTATCAGGACTATCAGGAAATGTCTATTTTCATTGGATGGTTGATATTTTACCCCGAATTAAAATTTTACAAGAAAATGGCATTGATTTAAACACAATAGATGGGTTTTTAATTAATTCAACAAAACAAAGCTTTCAACGAGAAACCTTAGAAAAAATTGGAATTCCGGCTGATAAAATTATAGAAAGTGATCAAGTTTCTTATTTGCAAGCCTCTAGTTTAATTGTCCCTTCCTATCCGGCTTCGGTGGGTTGGGTTGTCCCTAATACGATTAAGTTTTTGCGAAGTTTATTTTTAACTGATATTTCACCTGAAATAAAATCCTATCCTAAACGAATTTATATTAGTCGCAACCAAGCTCGATATCGACGAGTTTTGAATGAAGGAGAAATCTTAGAGTATTTGAATCAATGGGGTTTTGTATCGATAGAGTTAGAAACCTTGACAGTTCAAGAACAGGCTGATTTATTTTCGCAAGCTGAAGTCATTATCGCACCCCATGGGGCAGGATTAACAAATCTGGTTTTTTGTCAAGCGAATACCGTTGTAGTGGAGTTAGTTTCTCCCCATTATATTCGCCCTTATTATTGGCTAATTAGTCAGCAATTGGGACTGAAACATTATTCTATCCAAGGAGAAGCTTTAGGGTGTTCTTTTTTGCGACAATTGATGTATCCCACTCCTTTAGTGGAAGATCTGCAAATTAAGGTTAAATCTTTAGAGACATTGATTCAATTTTCTGATATTCTAAAGGAAACGGCTAAATCTAACTATTCTTCTTGTGATACCAAGCCCATGATGTTATCCTCAAACCTTGATGTAATGGCATTAGAAAATGGGTTGAAAAAGGCGAAAGAGCATTTGACTCAAAAAAACTTTGAGGAAGCAATTTTAGCTTGTAAAAAAGTCTTAAACCTCGATAAAAACTGTGCAGAAGCTTACACAATATTAGGAAATGTGCTACAGCTTCAAGGAAATTTTGAACAAGCTCAAGCTTCCTATAAAAAAGCGATTGAGTTACAGCCTAATTTACCCGAAGCGTTAGGGAATTTAGGGAGTTTATATGCGAAACAACAGCAATGGGAATTAGCGGTTGAATTTTATCAAAAAGCTTTAAAATACAAGCCAGATTGTGAGAAACTGTATCAAAATTTGGCAAAAGTCTTAACAAAATTAAATCGAACAGAGGAAGCGACAGAATGTTGGTATCACGCTTATCAGTTGCAGCCAGATTTAGTGAGTGCTCAGGAACAGTTGAATTTAAGAAAAACCCTTTTAAGCCAAGGAAAAATAGAGTTTGCGATCGCTTGTTTTCGTCAAGCGTTAAAGCAAGAACCCAACTGGAAAGAAGCTCAAGCTGCATTAAAAACGGCTCAACAACAAGCAACCCAATCAAAAAAAATTGCTCTCTCTAATACAAAACCTTGTAGGGACGTTGTATGCAATGTCTCTACAGGAAATGAAACAGAAATTTTGAAACAAGCGGAACAGGATTTGAATGATCAGTTATTCAAAAAAGCGATCGCTCAATGTCAGCAAGTCATCGCTCAATCACCAAACCAAGGTAAAGCTTATGAAATTTTAGGAAAAGCATTCAATCAACTGGGACGTTTAGATCTAGCAATCAAAGCTTATCGAAAGTTAGTTAAACTTCAACCCAAAAATGCTATTGCTTATACTAATTTTGGGAATTTATATGCCAAACGTCAAGAGTGGCAATCAGCAATTATCGCCTATCAAAAAGCGATCGCTCTTAATCCTAATTTAGCAGTTGCCTATCACCGTTTAGGTCAAGTATTCCAGCAAATAGGAAATCAAGATCAAGCCATTGAATCTTGGTATCAAGGATTTAATATAGAACCCACTGCTTTTAGTGCAACGGATCATTTAGCATTAGGTCATTTACTGTGGAAAAAAGGTTTACTTCAACCCGCAGCAACCTGTTATCGTTATGCCTTGGAATGTGATCCAACCAATGCCACAGCCTATCATAATTTAGGGGAAGTCTTAGCGGCTCAAGGTCAGTTAGAAGCTGCCATTGATGCCTATCATCATGCCATTGAGTTAAATTCCAGTTTTGAAACCTACAATAGTTTAGGCAAAGCCTTAAGACAACAAGGACGGTGGCAAGAAGTGATAGCTTGTTATCGTCGGGCGATGGAGTTGAACCCTAGACTCTTAATGGCGATGCAAACCCTCACCCTGGGGTTAGCGTATAGCCAAACCCATCAAGATCAAGCTGAGTCCCAACCGTTGTTTTCGAGGATAGTCTCAGAAGTTCTTTCTTGGCAACCCCAAATTGGAGGAACACAACCCCGACCCCAACTCAGGGGAATGGAACCAGAAACATCAATTTCTGTATCCTACACAACAATTTTCCCTGACGTGACCTTGCAACAGGTTCAAAAGTTATTTGAACAAGGGAAATATCAGCAATGTATGCGCCAATGCCAACAACNTAATTTACTCATCTCTAATCCGGGGTAA
- a CDS encoding calcium-binding protein, which translates to MSNLIIPDVTVQERIKAAVAETVRQSATPPASQSRDETGRLVVVGSLDQPNVLAGSSTSDVIQSGQKSDVIDAGDGDDVITGLQGDDTLLGGDGNDTIYAGKGKDLVFGGVGDDLIYGDEGDDTVFGNEGKDTIYGGKGQDALDGGSGDDIIYGGGDDDRIVGGEDNDLLYGEKGKDILDGGAGIDSLYGGDDDDSLNGGLDRDYLYGGKGDDTLIGDDGDDILSSDKGNDSLIGGAGNDSLTGGAGKDTFVYEGNINDLGKDTLTDFNPSDDVIALSAADFSAIAPGVPGAIANGEFQTLANFSGNAADAGDANLIYDPETGLLYYIDQQGGVTPLLDMGQNLTLSNDNFDLI; encoded by the coding sequence ATGTCCAACCTAATCATTCCAGATGTAACCGTCCAAGAAAGAATTAAGGCTGCTGTTGCCGAGACAGTCAGACAAAGTGCGACCCCACCAGCAAGCCAGTCTCGAGATGAAACGGGAAGGTTAGTAGTAGTCGGCTCACTTGACCAACCTAATGTATTGGCTGGAAGTTCAACGAGTGATGTTATCCAGTCCGGTCAGAAAAGTGATGTGATTGATGCTGGTGACGGTGATGATGTTATCACGGGTTTACAAGGAGATGATACCCTCTTGGGGGGAGACGGGAACGACACCATTTATGCCGGAAAAGGAAAAGATTTGGTTTTTGGCGGAGTCGGGGATGATCTGATTTATGGTGATGAAGGAGATGATACGGTTTTCGGGAATGAAGGCAAAGATACCATCTATGGCGGGAAAGGACAGGATGCCCTAGATGGGGGTTCTGGAGATGACATCATTTATGGTGGGGGAGATGACGATAGAATTGTCGGAGGTGAGGATAATGACCTGCTTTATGGTGAGAAAGGAAAAGATATTCTTGATGGTGGAGCCGGGATTGATAGCCTCTATGGGGGTGACGACGATGACTCCCTCAATGGTGGGTTAGACCGTGATTATCTCTATGGCGGTAAAGGTGACGATACCTTAATTGGAGATGATGGGGATGATATCCTTTCCAGTGATAAAGGCAATGATAGTTTAATTGGTGGTGCAGGAAATGATTCCCTGACGGGTGGTGCAGGAAAAGATACCTTTGTCTATGAGGGAAATATCAATGATCTTGGCAAAGATACATTAACTGACTTTAATCCTTCAGATGATGTCATAGCCTTAAGCGCTGCTGATTTCTCAGCTATCGCTCCAGGTGTACCCGGTGCAATCGCCAACGGAGAATTCCAAACCCTTGCTAACTTCTCTGGAAATGCTGCGGATGCTGGTGATGCGAATCTAATTTATGATCCTGAAACGGGTTTACTGTACTATATTGACCAACAAGGAGGCGTAACACCTCTATTAGATATGGGTCAAAACTTAACCTTAAGCAATGACAATTTTGACCTAATTTAA
- a CDS encoding response regulator, with protein sequence MKFEEALYLVQTTLESKKGKQLTPLEQEILKVAWNNESYSNLAERLYLSIGHIKNLAFILWQSLSDLFGENITKSNFRRVIEVISATPTFSEAKITSHDTAEEKSSGFKGNILIVDDLTENLQFLTDVLSKEGYKVRCVTNGRMALRTIHNNPPDIILLDIQIPEMDGYEICKILKSDEITSEIPVIFLSVLDETFDQIKAFSTGGVDYITKPFQPEEVIARIQTQLTIQQQKYQFKEQIEQHQQTIEILYQSRALLANLLNSLEDGICVLQALRDPITKKINNFHGLVINPIFGKLLGQKRQDLIGKFPLKNLLNQLTPNLFYSLVAVVETGEAIQQEFYWENDHVQIWYYLTAVKFGEGCSIHVRDITDFKLLGLRWLTLFMLPYLGSDSPLNSSTKTI encoded by the coding sequence ATGAAGTTTGAAGAAGCACTGTACCTTGTACAAACTACTCTGGAGTCCAAAAAAGGTAAACAATTGACTCCTTTAGAACAAGAAATCCTCAAAGTGGCTTGGAACAACGAATCCTATAGCAACTTAGCCGAACGCTTATATCTCAGCATCGGCCATATTAAAAATTTAGCTTTCATATTATGGCAAAGCCTTTCAGACCTTTTTGGGGAAAACATTACTAAAAGCAACTTTCGGCGGGTTATAGAAGTAATAAGTGCCACACCCACCTTTTCTGAAGCTAAAATAACCAGCCATGACACTGCTGAGGAAAAAAGTTCAGGCTTCAAAGGTAATATTTTAATTGTTGATGACCTGACTGAAAACCTGCAATTTTTAACAGATGTGTTGAGTAAAGAGGGATATAAAGTTCGCTGTGTTACTAATGGTAGGATGGCATTAAGAACAATCCATAATAACCCACCCGACATCATTTTACTCGATATTCAAATACCGGAAATGGATGGGTATGAAATCTGCAAAATTCTAAAATCTGATGAAATAACCTCAGAAATTCCGGTGATTTTCTTAAGTGTATTAGATGAAACTTTTGATCAAATCAAAGCCTTTTCAACTGGTGGTGTTGATTATATCACAAAACCGTTTCAACCCGAAGAAGTGATTGCTCGGATTCAAACTCAACTAACAATTCAACAACAAAAATATCAGTTCAAAGAGCAAATTGAACAACATCAACAAACCATAGAAATTCTGTATCAATCTCGCGCTTTACTAGCAAATTTATTAAATAGTTTAGAAGATGGAATTTGTGTTCTCCAAGCTTTGAGAGATCCCATCACTAAAAAAATTAACAATTTTCATGGACTGGTGATTAATCCGATTTTTGGGAAGTTATTAGGTCAAAAACGACAAGACTTGATCGGTAAATTTCCTCTCAAAAATTTGCTCAATCAACTGACTCCCAACCTGTTTTATTCCCTTGTAGCAGTCGTTGAAACGGGAGAAGCCATCCAGCAAGAATTTTATTGGGAAAATGATCACGTTCAGATTTGGTATTACTTGACGGCGGTAAAATTTGGAGAAGGTTGTTCGATTCATGTCCGCGATATTACTGATTTTAAGTTATTAGGTCTTCGTTGGTTGACATTATTTATGCTCCCCTACTTAGGGTCTGACTCCCCATTAAATTCCAGCACTAAAACAATTTGA